The Pseudanabaena galeata CCNP1313 genome includes a region encoding these proteins:
- a CDS encoding Uma2 family endonuclease — MPLLQTKTTLDTWITVPWEEFVNIADAPDSNKLKSYYYNGKMRFESMSTGSDHSKDHMTIILSVGLFAALRNIPINGHDCCSYRKKGNTEFQPDASYYIGDKADVIPWGTRIIDLDQYPLPDLVIEISNTSISDDLGTKRLQYEELGISEYWIVNVQTMQIFAFTIGMDGSTRRIRESLVLSGLKLEILEQSLQRSRQENQSATTAWLMEQFR, encoded by the coding sequence ATGCCCCTACTGCAAACCAAAACGACCCTAGATACTTGGATAACTGTGCCTTGGGAAGAGTTTGTCAATATTGCTGATGCCCCAGATTCTAACAAGCTTAAAAGCTACTACTACAATGGCAAGATGAGGTTTGAATCTATGTCCACAGGCTCCGATCATTCCAAAGATCACATGACGATTATCTTGAGTGTTGGTTTATTTGCAGCTTTGCGAAATATACCAATCAATGGACATGATTGCTGTTCTTATCGGAAGAAAGGTAATACTGAGTTTCAGCCTGATGCGTCTTACTACATTGGTGACAAAGCCGATGTCATACCTTGGGGAACGCGAATCATTGATTTAGATCAATACCCATTACCCGATCTGGTTATTGAAATATCAAATACCTCTATCTCTGATGACTTAGGCACAAAACGCTTGCAATACGAGGAGCTAGGTATTTCTGAATATTGGATTGTGAATGTTCAGACCATGCAAATTTTTGCTTTTACAATTGGGATGGACGGTAGTACTCGGCGAATTCGTGAATCACTAGTATTGTCGGGACTGAAGCTAGAAATTTTGGAGCAATCTCTGCAACGTAGTCGCCAAGAAAATCAGTCTGCAACAACTGCATGGTTAATGGAACAGTTTAGATAG
- a CDS encoding superoxide dismutase, with translation MAFELPSLPYAQDALAASGMSAETLSFHYGKHHKAYVDNLNNLIKDTDLADKSLEEIIKISYKEGKAGIFNNAAQVWNHTFYWNGIKPAGGGAPTGALLDAINASFGSLDNFKTEFKNAGATQFGSGWAWLIAEGGKLKITKTPNAENPLIHEGQVPLLTMDVWEHAYYLDFQNSRPNFMANFVEKLINWDFVAANFAAV, from the coding sequence ATGGCATTTGAACTCCCATCTTTACCCTACGCCCAAGATGCTCTCGCAGCTTCGGGTATGTCTGCTGAGACCCTATCATTTCACTATGGTAAGCACCATAAAGCGTATGTTGATAACCTCAACAACCTGATTAAAGATACCGATCTTGCTGACAAATCCTTAGAAGAAATCATCAAGATTAGCTACAAAGAAGGCAAAGCGGGAATCTTTAACAACGCTGCTCAAGTTTGGAATCACACCTTCTACTGGAATGGGATTAAGCCTGCTGGTGGTGGCGCTCCTACTGGTGCTTTGTTGGATGCTATCAACGCTAGCTTTGGTAGTCTTGACAATTTCAAAACAGAATTTAAAAATGCTGGCGCTACTCAATTTGGTAGTGGCTGGGCTTGGCTCATTGCTGAAGGCGGTAAGTTGAAGATCACCAAGACTCCTAACGCTGAAAATCCTCTCATCCATGAAGGTCAAGTTCCTTTGTTGACAATGGACGTTTGGGAACATGCTTACTATTTGGACTTCCAAAATAGCCGTCCTAACTTCATGGCTAACTTTGTTGAAAAGCTCATCAACTGGGATTTCGTCGCTGCTAACTTCGCGGCTGTCTAA